A section of the Hippea sp. KM1 genome encodes:
- a CDS encoding DUF3783 domain-containing protein yields MERIKESDKRLFGEFAVLYAGFSKDERDRLEGFSKAYSERLRVIFSCPDDGDRVVGDIFKGGDGRCKDEDTDYPRTVIMSGFSEKGLFDFLKGLKGLNIPIHLVAVLTETSKDWRFGDLIKELIRESEEVRKRKAQSLKENQSS; encoded by the coding sequence ATGGAAAGGATTAAGGAGTCAGACAAGAGGCTGTTTGGGGAGTTTGCCGTGCTGTATGCCGGTTTTTCAAAAGATGAGAGAGATAGGCTTGAGGGTTTTTCTAAGGCTTACTCTGAGAGGTTGAGGGTGATTTTTTCTTGCCCCGATGATGGTGATAGGGTTGTGGGCGATATATTTAAAGGTGGGGATGGAAGGTGTAAGGATGAGGATACCGATTATCCAAGAACCGTTATAATGAGCGGATTTTCTGAGAAGGGGCTGTTCGATTTTCTAAAGGGATTGAAGGGGTTGAATATACCTATTCACCTTGTGGCCGTGCTGACAGAAACATCAAAGGACTGGAGGTTTGGCGACCTGATAAAGGAGCTTATCAGGGAGTCGGAAGAGGTTAGAAAGAGAAAAGCTCAATCCTTAAAAGAAAATCAAAGCTCTTGA